The DNA sequence AAATCGGTGTGGATGACAGCGCCCTTGTCTATCTCAGCAGTGCTGTTGAAAACCAGACTAATGTATCGGAAGCTTCCCTGCTTATTGCCCGCGCAAATTTCGGACTGGGCAACCATGCCGATGCCGCAACGGGTTTCGACAATGTCGAGGAGACCATGATGACAGCTTCCGACTACTACATGATGGCTGTATCAAAAGAGAATGCCGGGGATCGATCCGGTGCGCTCGATGCCTACCGTTTGGCCGTGAGAAGCTTTGGGGATTATACCGGAAAAGAGGCTATCCTCTCCCGTGATAAAGTCGGCAGAGCTGATTACGAACAGGGCTCATATCAGAGTGCCCTGGATCATTTTCAGTTTATTGCTCAGGCCGATGCTGAAGGGGAAATCGTCTCTGACATACACTTCCTTATCGCCGATGCACATCAGGCTCTGGGCAACAGCACCGAAGCCATCTCAAGTCTCGAGAGAGTTATTGAACTTGACACGCTCAACATTGAAGCCTATGCACGCCTCGCCGACCTTTATGAACAGAACGATATGCACGATTGGGCACAGCTCACCTACGAAACCATGATCTCTCTCGACCCAAGTGATCCAAGCATCTTTCTGGCACTGGGCAACTACAACCTTCAGGCTGGCCGCTACCAGGAGGCTATGGAATATTTCCAGACAAGCAACAACCTCAAGGTCAGTGCAGAAGCCTCTGAGGGACTTGCCATTTCCGCTTTCAGAACAGAACATTTTGAAACCGCAGGTCAGGCTGCCCAAACTGCCCTTGGGTTGAATGAGGACTCCTGGGAGTCGCGTAAGATATTGGCTGAAGTTCTCTTCAGAGATCAAAACTTCGGCGCCGCACAGGGACACTTCGAGGTAATGGTCGAAAAAGAACCGGAAAACCTCGATTACCTGAATAAACTGGCCGTGTGTCTGAAACATAACAACCAAAGAGCTCAGCTTGCTTCAACTGACAGAAGAATCACTGACCTGGATAAGGAAAACATTGAAAGCAGACTCCGACTCGCACATTACGCAGATTCTCAAAATGACAAAACAACTGCTCTTGAAATGTATAACGATCTGGCTTTGCTTACACCTGAAGATCAGAACGTGTTCAGACGTATCTACGAAATCTCCTATGCCGAAGGTAATCTTCCTGAGGCAATAAGGGCTAAGGAGAGATATGTTGAGCTGGTTCCCGATAATGCCATAGCACGGAGGGATCTGGGAGATGCATATTACGAGGCCCAGGACTACGATAATTCTCTCGAAGCATACAGAAAAGCCATAGCTCTGGATCCGCAGATCAGCGGTTTCTACCAGAGATATGCCGAAATCGTCATAGCCAAGGGGCAGCACGATGAAGTAATCATGGCTCTCACAGGGGTGATAAACTCCGGTGATGCAGATTTTGGAACCTACACCACTCTTGGTATGATCTATCAGAGAAGAGATGATCACGAAAAGGCAATCGATATGTACCAGAGTGCCTTGCAGCTAGATCCTCAAAACACCGACGCCCTTACAGCTCTGGGCACAAGCCAGGCCGCAAGCGGTGATCTAAACGGCGCAATCATCTCCTACGAGCAGGCCGTGATGATGAACCCCGATGCGGTTGAGGAGTATAGGGAGCTGGGGGATATCTATGCCCTTCAGAACAGAACCAATGAGGCCATGAGGGCTTACAGAAGGTATCTGGACAGAAATTCCGAAAACCTCGAAATCGGGCGCAAAGTAGGCTCGTACTCCTTTGAAAGAATGGACTACGAAGATGCTGTCAAATACCTCGGGCCTGTTGTGGAGCAGACAAGTGAGCAACATGTTCATATGATGTTTGCCGAAGCAAGCTTCAAAACCGAGGAATACTCAAAAGCCATATCAGTGCTTACCCCTCTCACACAAAGGGATGGATTGAGTGCCTCTGTCAGAAGTGATGCTTTGAAGATGCTGGCTGAAGCCTATGAAATGTCCGGGGATGAACCGAATGCTGCACAGGCCTATATCGACTACATCTCTGTGCCTGGCACAACCGATCCTGATGCAGCTTTCAAAGCCGCTTACCTGCTGGAAAAAACTGAGCAGGTAGAAAGGGCTATAGATATTTACGAAAACAATATCAGGAATTATCCTGAGGATTTCAGAAATATCCTAAGGCTTGGGCTTATTTATTCCACAAATGAGGAAACAATCGAAAAAGCTCTTCCGCTTCTGGAAAAGAGCACCGATATCGCAGACTCAATCCCTGAGGTGTGGCTTGAGCTGGCAAGAGCGCATGGAACTCTGGGTAATACCGATGAAGAGCTTTCAGCCTACAACAGATATGTGCAGTTTGACCCCCAGGATCTGGAAGCTAACAGGCGTATCGGCACTATCCTTATGGAAAGAGGTGAAGTGAACGAGGCTCTTATAAGCCTTGAAATCGCAAACACCTTCTCTCCAAACGATCCTGGCATAATGACACTTCTTGCTGCGGGCTATGTTGAAACAGATCGTGTCAATGAAGCTATTGACCTTCTCAACAGAGCAAAAGGGATCGACTCTGAGAATGCAGACATAAGATTTATGCTTTATGAGCTGTATCAGTACACCGGTCAGACCAGGCAGGCGCAGAGAGAAATTGAGCAGCTTGTTGAGTTGAAACAGGATAATAAATACATGCTGATGTATGCAAAAGCGCTCTTTGACCAGAATAATCTGGATAAGGCGGTAGAGGTGGTTGAAGACATCCTGGGTGTGGAGTTTGATAACATAGAGGCTCTTATGCTCAAGGGCAGAATTCAAAGATCACAGGAAGATTTCGAAGGCGCTATTGAAACCTACGAAGAAATCGATCTTATAGTCCAAAATTATGCACCAGCTCTTTATGAACGCGGTGAAACCTACATGGAGATGCAGAGACCCAGATGGGCTGAAACGTTCTATAATCGTGCCATAAGGGCAGATCCCGAGTATGCTCCTGCAGAGCTTGGACTCGCCAGGATGGCTAAATTAAGGGGAAATGAGGAAGAATATCGCAAGCACCTGGAAAATGCACAAAGGTTAGATCCTGAAAACCCTGAGGTGCTCAGAATGCTCAGGGAAAGTTCTGAATAACGGCACTGATTTTGCTAAACAGAGAAGGGGTAAGGGTGTAAGCTCTTACCCCTTCTCTGTTTTAAATGAGAATTTGAAAAGGGGTCCGGCTTTTGCATTGAAAAAATAGTATGGATCATTTTCACTTTTTTTGTGGGTTATTTATATTTTTGGAGGAAATAGAAAAAGAAGTTCAACTTAAAACAATATTGAATGCGGGAACTCGTATTACTTATGCAGCAACAAAGAAATGATGATCAGGAGCTGTTTGATCTTTGGCTAAGGGGAGATCCTCGGGGATTCTCTCAACTTTATGATAAGTACAAAAACCGTGTTTTCGGGTTTTTGGTTCGCATGACCGGTGACAGGGAGATTGCAGAGGATCTTTTACAAGAGACCTTCTTTGCAGCCCTAAGAAATGCCGAGCAGTTTGATCGATCCAGAAGTTTTTTAAGCTGGCTATTTGGAATTGCTCACAAAAGAACGATCGATTACTTCCGTCATGCGAAAGTTGAAACAGATCATAAAGAGGACACCGGAGGATCGGTGGGGAGTAAAATTGAATCACCCGAACAACAGTTATCAAATCAGTCACTGCGGGATTTGATAAATGAGGCGGTTGAAACACTCGACCCCCTGCAGAGAGAGGTGTTTTTGCTCAGAGAGCTTGGCGGTGTACCTTTTAAGGAGATTGCAGAAATTATGGATTGTCCGATAAATACAGCGCTTGGACGGATGCGTCTGGCATTGAAGAATATTAGGAAGGAATTGAAAAAAAGGGGGATCAATGGTGTGCAGTAAATGGGAAGAGTCAGGCTTTTTGTACAGCTCCGGAGAATTGGATCAACAAAAGGCCCGGGAGTTTGAAGCTCATCTCAAAGAGTGTAGTGAGTGTGAATCTGAGCTTAAGGCTTATATAAACGAAAAAAACTCCCTCTTTACCGCGGATGTTCTTGGAGAAAATCCATCCGAAGCCGTCTCAAAGGAAATCAAGAGAGTTTGCGCAAGTGGTACAAAGCAGTTTACTGGGAATCCGCTGTTCTCTTTGATAGCCAAAAAAGCCGCAGTGTCGATGTTGTTACTTATTATTGGGTTCACCACAGTAAGTTACATCAGACTCAACAGCGAACAGGCACAGTCGATGAAATCTCGTCTGACTGTTAAAAATGATACTGTTCGTACAACCGCCAATGCCGAGTTGGTTTCCGCTCAGGATAGTGCTCTGTTTGACTCTCTCAAGCGGGATTCAAATGCCAATTTTTCAAACACTCGCGGCAACATGGAAATGCAGGGAGTGGTTCCTGTTGATCTGACAGACGAATAATCTCTTATTTGCCCTCCTTTTAGCCCGTTTATTTGCTTTTTAAACGGGTTCTTCCTTTTTTATCGTGTAAAATCACATTACTCATTGTATTTTCCATAGTTATCCCGGATATGATTCTGGCCCTGATAATTGGATACGCAGTGTGGAATGTTACCCTCTTTTGAAATTTAAAGATCTTCACTCTACTCAGATTCAATTAACCGGGTCAATCTAATCCTTTTATTATCTTTGGTATTAAATAATAATTAATGCTTTATGCAGCGCACTAAATTGCTGATCAGAATTATAAGAATTGCACAGGTTATTGTTGCGCTCATTTTGACCGGGGTAATGATGAGGGCGATGGCGCTATTATATGAACTGCTCAGAGCGGAGGGTGCATTTTGATTTATTGTGGTTTGCTTAATCCTGCTGTCGATTTATGTCTTAAGCTTGATAGATTTGAAATGGGAAACACTTTGTTGGATCTGCCTTCAAGAGTGGTCCCATCCGGTAAAGGCATTAATGTTGCGAGGGTTATAAAGGCTCTGGGAGAGGATGTCTGTGTGGCTGCTCTTATGCCTGAGAATGATAGCCTGAGGTTCAGCTCTTTTTTGACAGATTTGGGAATAAAGCCGCTCTTTTTTGAAACTCCGGGAAGCGCAAGGATAAATGTGACTCTCTCTGAGGAAAAAAGTGCCTGTGTATCGCATCTGAATTGTTCCTCCTCTCAGGTGCCGCTTCGTGTACAGGAAGAGTTTCTTCAGTTTATCTCCGGACATATCAACAAATCTGATCAGTGGTGTTTTTCCGGCAGTATACCTTCGGGGTTTGAAAAAGATATTTATGCCAGAATTGTAAATATCTGCCACAGTAAAGGTGCCGATACACTTGTTGATACCAGAGGTGATGCTCTCAAGCATGGGATAAGGGCAAGACCTCTGATTATCAAACCCAACATCACTGAGCTGGAGGAGTATTTTGAGGAGCCTGTTCATGGTGTTCACCACATGGCTCTGAAGGGTAAAAGATTTATCGATATGGGTATTTCCTATGTGTTTATATCTCTTGGTGCAGATGGTATGATTGCGTTGCATAAAAATGATTGTCTGCTCTGCTCGCCCCCGTCGGTCAGGGCTGTAAGCACTGTGGGGTGCGGGGATGCACTTGTTGCAGGGGTCGTTGTGGCATTGAAAAGAAAATTCTCGTTTCCTGAAATCTGCAGGATGGCAGTTGCTTGTGGTGCTTCAAATGCTGTGCATGAGGAGCCTGGGGTTGTGACCAGGGATGAGATATGGCAGCTCATGGAAGATGTGCAGGTGAATGCAGTTTAGTACGAAAGGGCTCAATGTATGAGAAAATGTATGAAAAGAATTTTGGTTACCGGAGGTGCAGGATTTCTGGGTTCTCACCTGTGTGAATTCCTTGTAAAGCAGGGGCATGATGTTATTTGTTTGGATAATTTTTTCACCGGAAGAAAGTATAATGTGGAGCATCTGATGGATTATCACAATTTTGAGCTGATGCGCCATGATATCACCATTCCGGTTTTTCTTGAAGTAGATCAGATTTACAACCTTGCCTGTCCCGCTTCACCAGTTCACTATCAGTACAATGCTGTCAAAACGATAAAAACTTCGGTGATGGGTGCGATTAACGTACTTGGACTTGCCAAAAGGGTCAAAGCCAGAGTGCTTCAGGCTTCCACTTCTGAGGTCTACGGGGATCCAACTGAGCACCCACAGAAAGAGACATATTGGGGAAATGTGAACCCTATTGGGCTGCGCTCCTGTTATGATGAAGGGAAGAGAGTGGCTGAAACGCTGTTTTTTGACTATCACAGAATGAACAGTGTCGATATAAGGGTGATGAGAATTTTTAATACCTATGGCCCAAGAATGCATCCCGATGATGGGAGGGTTGTTTCGAATTTTATCGTTCAGGCTCTCGAAAAGAAAGACATAACCGTGTATGGGGACGGAAGTCAAACCCGCTCTTTTTGTTATGTCGATGATCTTGTCAGGGGTATGATCGGGTTGATGAATACAGAAAATGTCAGGGGGCCGATAAATGTCGGTAATCCGCGCGAATTTACAATCAAGGAACTGGCCGAAAAAGTCATAGAACTTACCGGCAGTTCATCCAAAATTATTTATAAACCTCTGCCCTCTGATGACCCTAAGCAGCGTAAACCTGATATCACTTTAGCTCAGGAGTTCCTCAACTGGAGCCCTCAGGTGATGCTAGGGGAGGGATTGGAAAAAACAATAGAGTATTTTAGAAAAGAGTCTTGTGAATTATAAATTACAGTTTTCGTTTACTGATTTTGACATTTGGAGGAGTTCGTGACAGCTTATAACGCTTCTGAAGCAGAGCCAAAATGGCAGCAGCGATGGCGTAGCTCTAAACTGCATAAAACTGAATTTGATCCCGCTAAACCAAAGTTCTTTGCCCTCGATATGTTTCCTTATCCATCCGGATCGGGGCTTCACGTGGGGCATTGTGAAGGGTATACTGCCACAGATATCATTACACGGTACAAAAGGATGCAGGGATTCAATGTGCTTCATCCAATGGGATGGGATGCGTTTGGATTGCCGGCTGAGAACTTTGCCATAAAAACAGGGACTCATCCCAGTGTTATTACAGAGAAATCTGTGGCAAACTTCAAGCGCCAGATTGACTCAATTGGTTTTGCCTATGACTGGGACAGGGAGATTAATACCACCGATCCGTCATATTACAAATGGACCCAATGGATATTTATTCAGATGTTTAAAAGAGGGCTTGCATATGAGGGCACGGTTCCCATCAACTGGTGTCCGTCCTGTAAAACCGGTTTGGCGAATGAAGAGGTTACTCAGGGTAAATGTGAGCGGTGTAGCTCTCAGGTAGAGAAAAAGGATCTGCGTCAATGGATTCTCAAAATCACCGCCTACGCAGACCGGCTTCTTGAAGATCTTTCCGAAGTTGACT is a window from the Chitinispirillum alkaliphilum genome containing:
- a CDS encoding NAD-dependent epimerase/dehydratase; translated protein: MKRILVTGGAGFLGSHLCEFLVKQGHDVICLDNFFTGRKYNVEHLMDYHNFELMRHDITIPVFLEVDQIYNLACPASPVHYQYNAVKTIKTSVMGAINVLGLAKRVKARVLQASTSEVYGDPTEHPQKETYWGNVNPIGLRSCYDEGKRVAETLFFDYHRMNSVDIRVMRIFNTYGPRMHPDDGRVVSNFIVQALEKKDITVYGDGSQTRSFCYVDDLVRGMIGLMNTENVRGPINVGNPREFTIKELAEKVIELTGSSSKIIYKPLPSDDPKQRKPDITLAQEFLNWSPQVMLGEGLEKTIEYFRKESCEL
- a CDS encoding RNA polymerase sigma factor; its protein translation is MQQQRNDDQELFDLWLRGDPRGFSQLYDKYKNRVFGFLVRMTGDREIAEDLLQETFFAALRNAEQFDRSRSFLSWLFGIAHKRTIDYFRHAKVETDHKEDTGGSVGSKIESPEQQLSNQSLRDLINEAVETLDPLQREVFLLRELGGVPFKEIAEIMDCPINTALGRMRLALKNIRKELKKRGINGVQ
- a CDS encoding putative PEP-CTERM system TPR-repeat lipoprotein; amino-acid sequence: MSENNHILRKYLAFLFFLAVPLGLFADTTFEQLIEQGKYEEALSYADENIAPRERTSQIWVLIARANEKLGMPEKALASYLVSWRMNPEDYNSLIGAAKIYNRLGQFQNGLTFSQRALEQNFTAEASWEYARACIELDRAVEARSALEKVVQTDPSNVVATRELGIIYFDEQNYSAAIPLLKIALGEEESGEMLFRVGKAYIEIGVDDSALVYLSSAVENQTNVSEASLLIARANFGLGNHADAATGFDNVEETMMTASDYYMMAVSKENAGDRSGALDAYRLAVRSFGDYTGKEAILSRDKVGRADYEQGSYQSALDHFQFIAQADAEGEIVSDIHFLIADAHQALGNSTEAISSLERVIELDTLNIEAYARLADLYEQNDMHDWAQLTYETMISLDPSDPSIFLALGNYNLQAGRYQEAMEYFQTSNNLKVSAEASEGLAISAFRTEHFETAGQAAQTALGLNEDSWESRKILAEVLFRDQNFGAAQGHFEVMVEKEPENLDYLNKLAVCLKHNNQRAQLASTDRRITDLDKENIESRLRLAHYADSQNDKTTALEMYNDLALLTPEDQNVFRRIYEISYAEGNLPEAIRAKERYVELVPDNAIARRDLGDAYYEAQDYDNSLEAYRKAIALDPQISGFYQRYAEIVIAKGQHDEVIMALTGVINSGDADFGTYTTLGMIYQRRDDHEKAIDMYQSALQLDPQNTDALTALGTSQAASGDLNGAIISYEQAVMMNPDAVEEYRELGDIYALQNRTNEAMRAYRRYLDRNSENLEIGRKVGSYSFERMDYEDAVKYLGPVVEQTSEQHVHMMFAEASFKTEEYSKAISVLTPLTQRDGLSASVRSDALKMLAEAYEMSGDEPNAAQAYIDYISVPGTTDPDAAFKAAYLLEKTEQVERAIDIYENNIRNYPEDFRNILRLGLIYSTNEETIEKALPLLEKSTDIADSIPEVWLELARAHGTLGNTDEELSAYNRYVQFDPQDLEANRRIGTILMERGEVNEALISLEIANTFSPNDPGIMTLLAAGYVETDRVNEAIDLLNRAKGIDSENADIRFMLYELYQYTGQTRQAQREIEQLVELKQDNKYMLMYAKALFDQNNLDKAVEVVEDILGVEFDNIEALMLKGRIQRSQEDFEGAIETYEEIDLIVQNYAPALYERGETYMEMQRPRWAETFYNRAIRADPEYAPAELGLARMAKLRGNEEEYRKHLENAQRLDPENPEVLRMLRESSE
- a CDS encoding 1-phosphofructokinase, whose protein sequence is MIYCGLLNPAVDLCLKLDRFEMGNTLLDLPSRVVPSGKGINVARVIKALGEDVCVAALMPENDSLRFSSFLTDLGIKPLFFETPGSARINVTLSEEKSACVSHLNCSSSQVPLRVQEEFLQFISGHINKSDQWCFSGSIPSGFEKDIYARIVNICHSKGADTLVDTRGDALKHGIRARPLIIKPNITELEEYFEEPVHGVHHMALKGKRFIDMGISYVFISLGADGMIALHKNDCLLCSPPSVRAVSTVGCGDALVAGVVVALKRKFSFPEICRMAVACGASNAVHEEPGVVTRDEIWQLMEDVQVNAV